From Nitrososphaerota archaeon:
GCGATGAAATCTACATTCTTCCAGCAGTTGCAGGAGGCTCTGAACTATCCAGTAAAGAAATTGATAGATATTCAAGACAAATAATGCTCGAAGAAATTGGATATCAAGGACAGCTAAAACTGAGAGCGGCAAAAATTTGCGTCGTAGGCGTCGGCGGACTTGGCAATCCAATTACTACGAGGCTTGTCGCTATGGGAATCGGCAAGCTTCGAATCATAGACAGAGACGTAATAGAACTATCTAATTTACACAGACAAACAATGTTTGACGAGTCCGATGTAGGCCAAGTCAAAGTTGAAGTTGCTGCAAAAAAACTGCAAAAACTAAATCCCGACGTACAAATCGAATCACTACCAATTTCTATTAATGACTATACTGCACTAGATGCAGTAGAAGGATGCGATATTGTAATTGATGCTCTAGATAGTGTAAATGCTAGATATGCACTAAACAAGGCATGTGTTGAAAAAAACATTCC
This genomic window contains:
- a CDS encoding 4-methyl-5(B-hydroxyethyl)-thiazole monophosphate biosynthesis protein, translated to MPNITFTIPSVLNKGGGEKKLAISASSLQESFSRASEIMGDDFKRRVLNDDETPRSLINIYVNGKNSRFSGGMQTALKDGDEIYILPAVAGGSELSSKEIDRYSRQIMLEEIGYQGQLKLRAAKICVVGVGGLGNPITTRLVAMGIGKLRIIDRDVIELSNLHRQTMFDESDVGQVKVEVAAKKLQKLNPDVQIESLPISINDYTALDAVEGCDIVIDALDSVNARYALNKACVEKNIP